The following coding sequences are from one Nonlabens arenilitoris window:
- a CDS encoding lipocalin family protein, producing MKNIILPLIAMLFVFTACTNDENQSVNSNAALVGNYVLSTLTADVAVDLNQDMVTNTELTVETNCFDAMAISFNADGTFSSTIAEVSFDAANNLICNTSVESGTYSYANGTLTITVNINGGTATESQQVLLTPTTLSFNVDDNDVAQYFSGAAGTPASGITNLDFVYNKI from the coding sequence ATGAAAAATATAATACTTCCTTTAATCGCTATGTTATTTGTTTTTACTGCATGTACTAATGATGAAAATCAATCTGTTAATAGTAATGCAGCCTTAGTAGGTAATTATGTTTTAAGTACTCTAACCGCAGACGTGGCTGTGGATCTTAACCAAGACATGGTCACCAATACTGAATTGACTGTTGAGACTAATTGTTTTGACGCTATGGCGATAAGCTTTAATGCAGATGGTACTTTTAGCTCTACAATTGCTGAGGTAAGTTTTGATGCGGCAAACAACTTAATTTGTAATACTAGTGTTGAAAGTGGTACCTATTCTTATGCAAACGGTACACTAACAATTACGGTTAATATTAATGGTGGAACAGCTACTGAGTCTCAACAGGTTCTCTTAACACCTACTACTTTATCTTTTAATGTGGATGATAATGATGTGGCTCAATATTTTAGTGGTGCCGCAGGTACTCCTGCAAGCGGTATTACTAATCTTGATTTTGTCTATAATAAGATCTAA
- the frr gene encoding ribosome recycling factor, whose protein sequence is MNEELELVIDACKEGMESAITHLEKQLLNIRAGKASPAMLGSVFVDYYGSQTPLGQVANVAAPDARTITVTPWEKGMITEIEKGIMYANLGLNPMNNGESVIINVPALTEERRIDLAKQAKSEGEDAKIGVRNDRKTAMNDLKKLGLSEDLLKTSEEEVQELTNTYIAKIDKIVAVKEAEIMKV, encoded by the coding sequence ATGAACGAAGAATTAGAACTAGTTATAGATGCCTGTAAGGAAGGAATGGAATCTGCCATTACGCACTTAGAAAAGCAATTATTAAATATCCGTGCTGGTAAAGCTAGTCCAGCTATGCTAGGTAGTGTATTTGTAGACTATTATGGTAGCCAGACACCTCTAGGGCAAGTTGCAAATGTTGCTGCGCCAGATGCTAGAACGATTACCGTGACTCCATGGGAGAAAGGCATGATTACAGAGATAGAAAAAGGGATCATGTATGCTAACCTGGGCTTAAACCCTATGAATAATGGAGAAAGCGTTATTATTAATGTGCCTGCATTAACTGAAGAGCGACGTATAGACCTTGCAAAACAAGCTAAAAGCGAAGGCGAGGACGCTAAAATAGGTGTACGCAACGATCGAAAAACAGCGATGAATGACCTAAAAAAATTAGGCCTATCTGAGGATCTTTTAAAAACCTCTGAAGAAGAAGTACAAGAACTTACTAATACTTACATTGCCAAGATTGATAAAATTGTAGCAGTGAAAGAAGCAGAAATAATGAAAGTATAA
- the egtB gene encoding ergothioneine biosynthesis protein EgtB, translated as MNTKENLLNLFLDTRKHSEALCKPLQKEDYVVQPIVDVSPPKWHLGHTTWFFEEFLLDAHLPGYKRFHNQYAYVFNSYYESIGARVVRTDRGNLSRPSVDEIYEYRSYVTKHMTQLIENHWNNSLIHVLEIGIHHEKQHQELLLTDIKFILGNNPLLPVYHNVKDEIYTSENSIKWLKMPAQIYEVGHSGEDFCYDNEQPRHRVFLEAYQISSELITCGEWIEFIKDGGYRNVMLWHTEGWDWVQKNRITSPMYWFQESNQWKQYTLNGVKIIDKTSVITHISYYEAFAFAQWKGMRLPTEFEWEAAQQQLNWGKRWEWTESAYLPYPNYQKPDGALGEYNGKFMVNQKVLRGSSIATPSNHARSTYRNFFHPYLRWQFTSLRLAQSI; from the coding sequence ATGAATACAAAAGAAAATCTTCTTAACCTGTTTTTAGATACTCGAAAACATTCAGAAGCCCTATGCAAACCTTTACAAAAAGAAGATTATGTAGTGCAGCCTATTGTTGATGTCTCGCCACCTAAATGGCATCTAGGGCATACAACATGGTTTTTTGAAGAATTCTTATTGGACGCACATCTTCCTGGATACAAAAGATTCCACAACCAGTATGCCTATGTTTTTAATAGCTATTATGAAAGTATAGGAGCACGCGTGGTACGCACAGATAGAGGAAATCTTTCACGACCTAGCGTTGATGAAATCTATGAGTACCGATCATATGTCACAAAACATATGACACAGCTTATTGAAAATCACTGGAACAATAGTTTGATTCATGTATTAGAAATAGGCATTCATCACGAGAAACAACATCAAGAACTTTTACTCACCGACATTAAATTCATACTAGGTAACAATCCATTATTGCCGGTATATCATAATGTAAAGGATGAAATCTATACTAGTGAAAATTCTATCAAGTGGCTTAAAATGCCTGCTCAAATTTATGAGGTGGGACATTCAGGTGAGGATTTTTGCTATGATAACGAGCAACCGCGACACCGTGTATTTTTAGAAGCTTACCAAATCTCAAGTGAATTAATAACATGTGGAGAATGGATTGAATTCATTAAAGATGGCGGATATAGAAATGTCATGCTTTGGCATACAGAAGGATGGGATTGGGTTCAAAAAAATAGAATCACTTCACCCATGTACTGGTTTCAAGAATCTAATCAATGGAAGCAATACACTTTAAATGGCGTTAAAATTATTGACAAGACTAGTGTCATAACACATATATCATACTATGAGGCATTTGCTTTTGCTCAATGGAAAGGTATGCGTTTACCTACTGAGTTTGAATGGGAAGCCGCACAACAACAACTTAACTGGGGCAAACGATGGGAATGGACAGAAAGCGCCTATTTACCGTACCCAAATTATCAAAAACCTGATGGCGCGTTAGGTGAATATAATGGCAAATTTATGGTAAATCAGAAAGTTCTCAGAGGTAGTTCTATTGCCACACCATCAAATCACGCCAGATCAACTTACAGAAACTTTTTTCATCCTTATTTAAGATGGCAATTTACGAGCCTGAGGCTCGCACAATCTATATGA
- a CDS encoding thymidylate synthase produces MKQYHDLLHHILKEGTDKGDRTGTGTRSVFGYQMRFNLQEGFPMVTTKKLHLKSIIHELLWFLTGDTNIKYLKENGVRIWNEWANDDGDLGPVYGHQWRNWNSEDIDQIKDVIHTLKNNPNSRRMMVSAWNPSVMPDTSVSFAENVANGKAALPPCHAFFQFYVSDNKLSCQLYQRSADVFLGVPFNIASYALFTMMMAQVCGFEYGDFIHTFGDVHIYSNHMEQVELQLSRDPRPLPTMKINPNVKDIFNFKFEDFTLENYNPHPAIKGAVAI; encoded by the coding sequence ATGAAACAGTATCACGATTTACTACATCATATATTAAAAGAAGGAACTGATAAAGGTGATCGCACCGGCACGGGAACTAGAAGTGTTTTTGGCTATCAAATGAGGTTCAACCTGCAAGAAGGTTTCCCTATGGTTACCACAAAAAAACTACACCTTAAATCCATCATTCATGAGTTATTATGGTTTCTTACTGGAGACACCAATATTAAATATCTAAAAGAAAATGGTGTACGTATTTGGAATGAATGGGCAAATGATGATGGCGACTTGGGACCAGTTTATGGTCATCAATGGCGCAACTGGAATAGTGAGGACATCGATCAAATTAAAGACGTAATTCACACATTAAAAAACAACCCTAATAGCCGTCGCATGATGGTAAGCGCATGGAACCCAAGTGTCATGCCTGACACTAGCGTGAGTTTTGCAGAAAATGTAGCAAATGGAAAAGCGGCATTACCGCCATGCCATGCCTTCTTTCAGTTTTACGTGTCGGATAATAAGTTGAGTTGTCAACTCTATCAACGCAGCGCCGATGTTTTTTTAGGCGTTCCTTTTAATATTGCTAGCTATGCTTTATTTACTATGATGATGGCGCAAGTCTGCGGTTTTGAATATGGTGATTTCATTCACACCTTTGGCGATGTCCATATATATTCAAATCATATGGAGCAAGTGGAATTACAGCTTTCAAGAGATCCACGTCCATTACCTACTATGAAAATCAATCCAAATGTTAAAGACATCTTCAACTTTAAATTTGAAGATTTTACTTTAGAAAATTATAATCCGCATCCAGCAATTAAAGGCGCCGTGGCTATATAA
- a CDS encoding NupC/NupG family nucleoside CNT transporter: MKLPSILSQRNVCLSVLLIFISFIAQAVLPASSNTVVQEITTNNIAISNVTAPNVTFESIYRGLIGIAFLLGIGFAFSANRKKIDWRLVIIGISLQIIFATLFLLVEEVAAVFQWIAEKVVEFLAVAEEGAQFVFGNLVDPSQSMGYIFAFKVLPTIVFFSAFTSLLYYLGILQKIVYVFAWVMSKTMRLSGAESLAAAANIFIGQTEAPLVVKPYLEKMTKSEILCLMVGGMATIAGGVLAAFIEFLGGTDPVAKAEFARHLITASIMSAPAAIVMAKMLFPETDTDKIDRKLDISKEKIGSNVLDAISRGTTDGLKLAVNVGAMLLVFTAIIAVVNWFLGDLIGAPSGLNDLIVDATDGRYQKFSMQYILGNLFAPIAWIIGVPATDIVAVGQLLGEKTILNEFFAYASLSKLKAAGVLTNYRSIVISTYALCGFANFASIGIQIGGIGVLAPSQRKTLAAFGIKALIGGTCAALLTATIAGMLFG; encoded by the coding sequence ATGAAACTGCCATCCATACTTTCTCAACGCAATGTGTGTTTGAGTGTTTTATTAATATTTATCTCCTTTATAGCTCAGGCAGTACTTCCAGCGTCTAGCAATACAGTGGTTCAAGAAATAACTACTAATAACATAGCTATATCTAATGTTACTGCACCTAATGTCACTTTTGAAAGTATTTACAGAGGCCTTATAGGTATTGCCTTTTTATTAGGAATAGGATTTGCCTTTAGTGCTAATAGAAAAAAAATAGACTGGCGATTAGTGATCATCGGTATTAGTCTACAAATAATATTTGCTACTCTTTTTTTATTAGTTGAAGAAGTTGCAGCCGTATTTCAGTGGATTGCAGAGAAAGTAGTAGAGTTTCTCGCTGTGGCAGAAGAAGGAGCTCAATTTGTTTTCGGAAATCTAGTTGACCCATCACAAAGTATGGGATACATTTTTGCCTTTAAAGTTTTACCTACCATTGTATTCTTTTCGGCTTTTACATCTTTACTATACTACTTAGGTATTTTACAAAAAATCGTTTATGTATTTGCTTGGGTCATGAGTAAAACCATGCGATTAAGCGGTGCAGAATCTCTTGCCGCAGCGGCAAATATTTTTATAGGTCAGACTGAAGCACCTTTAGTAGTTAAACCATATCTAGAAAAAATGACCAAGTCAGAAATTCTATGTCTAATGGTAGGTGGTATGGCTACTATCGCAGGTGGAGTATTAGCTGCATTCATAGAATTCCTGGGTGGTACAGATCCTGTCGCAAAAGCAGAATTTGCAAGGCACTTAATCACTGCATCCATTATGAGTGCTCCTGCTGCAATTGTTATGGCAAAAATGTTGTTCCCAGAAACTGATACAGATAAAATTGACCGCAAACTAGACATCTCTAAGGAAAAAATAGGATCTAACGTTCTAGACGCAATCTCAAGAGGAACTACAGATGGACTTAAATTAGCCGTTAATGTAGGAGCAATGTTATTAGTATTTACTGCAATTATTGCGGTAGTAAACTGGTTTCTAGGAGATCTTATAGGCGCACCTAGTGGACTTAATGATTTAATCGTAGATGCTACTGACGGGCGATATCAAAAGTTCTCTATGCAGTACATTTTAGGAAACTTATTTGCTCCCATCGCTTGGATTATAGGCGTGCCTGCTACAGACATCGTAGCTGTAGGCCAATTGCTAGGTGAGAAAACTATACTTAACGAGTTCTTTGCATATGCATCATTAAGTAAATTAAAAGCAGCTGGAGTTTTAACTAATTACAGGTCGATAGTGATATCTACATATGCTCTTTGTGGATTTGCAAACTTTGCTTCTATAGGAATACAAATAGGTGGAATTGGAGTTTTAGCTCCTAGTCAACGTAAAACTCTGGCCGCTTTTGGTATTAAAGCACTAATAGGTGGTACGTGTGCAGCATTGCTTACTGCAACTATCGCGGGAATGCTTTTTGGATAA
- a CDS encoding L-histidine N(alpha)-methyltransferase, which produces MTKQETFQLEFENHVKEGLSAFPKFLSSKYIYDDRGDELFQQIMALPEYYLTKAEFNIVETHKSKLRKVFNAHGAFDLIELGAGDGKKTKVLLKELVLNEVEFTYIPIDISQHAIDDLTHSLTTLLPSLEVQGEQGTYFKVLERLATYNKRPKVIIVLGSNIGNLEHPQAIDFLKKIKEVMSSKDLLFMGFDQKKNPLTIQNAYADSQGVTQEFNRNLLHRINKEMDGNFPVDNFEHWESYDPETGTAKSFLIATESCEVEIKKLQLKTFFKKWETIHCEISQKYDDDTVEWLAHQSGLQIEEIYEDHQKLFKDYLFKIKNKTT; this is translated from the coding sequence ATGACAAAGCAAGAAACATTTCAATTAGAATTTGAAAATCACGTAAAAGAAGGCCTAAGTGCATTTCCTAAATTTTTAAGCTCAAAATACATTTATGATGACCGTGGTGATGAATTATTTCAACAAATAATGGCATTGCCAGAATACTATCTTACTAAAGCTGAATTTAATATAGTTGAAACTCATAAAAGCAAGCTAAGAAAGGTTTTTAATGCTCATGGAGCATTTGACCTTATCGAATTAGGAGCTGGTGATGGAAAAAAAACAAAAGTTCTTTTAAAAGAATTAGTGCTTAATGAGGTAGAGTTTACATACATCCCTATAGACATCAGTCAACATGCGATTGATGATTTGACTCACTCACTAACGACTTTATTACCTAGTCTAGAAGTTCAAGGTGAACAAGGAACTTATTTTAAAGTATTAGAAAGACTAGCTACTTACAATAAGAGACCTAAAGTAATTATCGTTTTAGGATCTAACATAGGTAATCTAGAACATCCACAAGCAATTGACTTTTTAAAGAAAATTAAAGAAGTAATGTCTAGTAAGGACTTGCTTTTTATGGGATTTGACCAGAAGAAAAACCCATTAACTATTCAAAATGCTTATGCAGACTCGCAGGGCGTTACACAAGAATTTAATCGCAATTTATTACATCGCATAAATAAAGAAATGGACGGAAATTTTCCTGTGGACAACTTTGAACACTGGGAATCTTATGACCCAGAAACAGGAACCGCAAAAAGCTTTTTAATTGCTACCGAATCTTGCGAGGTAGAAATTAAAAAACTTCAATTAAAAACTTTTTTCAAAAAATGGGAAACCATACACTGTGAGATATCGCAAAAATATGACGACGACACCGTTGAATGGTTAGCTCACCAATCTGGATTACAAATTGAAGAAATTTATGAAGATCATCAAAAGCTCTTCAAAGATTATTTATTTAAAATAAAAAATAAAACAACATGA
- the tsf gene encoding translation elongation factor Ts yields MAKITAAEVGKLRKTTGAGMMDCKKALVEAEGDFDKAIEILRKKGQKVAAKRADRDSSEGVVVAKINDDNTRGVMISLNCETDFVAKNDDYVALANKVADIALNTNTKEELLAADFDGMTVADKLIEQTGVIGEKLEIGGFEVFEAPFVGAYVHGGKIGAMTGLSTASDNAEEVAKSVSMQVASMGATTLSYKDFDPAFVQSETEARIAAIEKDNIERGRLGKPLKNIPLFISRSQVTDTAIAEAKARFEEELKAEGKPEAIWERIIPGKIDRFISDNVSLDKELALLDQDFIMDDSKTVAQYVDSKGASVVGFKRVSIA; encoded by the coding sequence ATGGCAAAAATAACCGCCGCTGAAGTAGGAAAATTAAGAAAGACCACTGGTGCTGGTATGATGGACTGTAAAAAAGCCCTTGTAGAAGCTGAAGGTGATTTTGACAAAGCAATTGAAATCCTTAGAAAAAAAGGTCAAAAAGTAGCTGCAAAGCGAGCTGACCGTGATTCTTCTGAAGGTGTTGTAGTTGCAAAAATAAATGATGATAACACTAGAGGTGTTATGATCTCTTTAAACTGTGAAACTGACTTTGTTGCAAAAAATGACGACTATGTTGCATTAGCAAACAAAGTTGCTGACATCGCTTTAAACACTAATACTAAAGAAGAATTGCTAGCTGCAGACTTTGATGGTATGACTGTTGCTGATAAGTTGATTGAGCAAACTGGAGTAATTGGTGAGAAACTAGAAATAGGTGGTTTTGAAGTATTTGAAGCACCATTTGTAGGAGCATATGTGCACGGTGGAAAAATCGGCGCGATGACAGGACTTTCTACAGCATCTGATAATGCAGAAGAAGTTGCAAAATCTGTTTCTATGCAAGTTGCATCTATGGGAGCAACTACTCTTTCTTATAAAGATTTTGATCCTGCATTTGTACAGTCAGAAACTGAAGCACGTATTGCTGCTATCGAAAAAGATAATATCGAACGTGGACGTTTAGGGAAACCTTTAAAGAATATCCCATTATTCATCTCTAGATCTCAAGTTACTGATACGGCAATCGCTGAAGCAAAAGCACGTTTTGAAGAAGAATTAAAAGCAGAAGGTAAGCCTGAGGCTATCTGGGAACGTATTATCCCAGGTAAAATCGACCGTTTTATCTCTGACAATGTTTCTTTAGATAAAGAACTAGCTTTACTAGATCAAGACTTCATCATGGACGACAGTAAAACTGTTGCTCAATATGTAGATTCTAAAGGTGCAAGCGTAGTAGGATTCAAAAGAGTTTCTATCGCTTAA
- the rplM gene encoding 50S ribosomal protein L13 — protein sequence MNTLSYKTVSANSATVNKEWVLVDAADQPLGRMSSIVAKLLRGKYKTNFTPHVDCGDNVIVINADQVKLSGNKWSEKTYIRHTGYPGGQRSLTAQELYDKDPTRVVEKAVKGMLPKNKLGSAIFRNLKVYSGAEHGHDAQQPTTINLNEIK from the coding sequence GTGAATACGTTAAGTTACAAAACAGTTTCTGCTAACAGCGCTACAGTAAACAAAGAATGGGTACTTGTAGATGCAGCAGACCAGCCACTAGGTCGTATGTCTTCAATAGTTGCAAAACTATTAAGAGGAAAATATAAGACAAATTTCACTCCACACGTAGACTGTGGAGATAATGTAATTGTGATAAATGCTGACCAGGTGAAGCTTTCTGGTAATAAGTGGTCTGAGAAGACTTACATACGCCACACAGGCTATCCAGGTGGACAGCGCAGTCTTACTGCTCAGGAGCTTTACGATAAAGACCCTACAAGAGTAGTTGAGAAAGCTGTAAAAGGAATGTTACCTAAAAATAAATTAGGATCAGCAATATTCCGTAACCTTAAAGTGTACAGCGGTGCTGAGCACGGTCACGATGCACAACAACCTACGACTATCAACTTAAACGAGATCAAGTAA
- the pyrH gene encoding UMP kinase gives MKYNRILLKLSGEALMGNRQYGIDPERLSEYAQEIKKAIEKGIEVAIVIGGGNIFRGVAGASAGMDRVQGDHMGMLATVINGLALQSALEDAGVPTRLQSAIKINEVAEPFIRRKAMRHLEKGRVVIFGGGTGNPYFTTDSAAVLRAIEIEADVILKGTRVDGIYTADPEKDTNATKFDFISFDDVLRKGLKVMDTTAFTLSQENELPIIVFDMNKKGNLMKVLSGENIGTRVQL, from the coding sequence ATGAAATACAATCGCATCCTTCTTAAATTAAGTGGAGAAGCATTAATGGGAAATAGACAATATGGTATTGATCCAGAACGTCTATCAGAATATGCTCAAGAAATCAAAAAAGCCATAGAAAAAGGTATTGAAGTAGCTATCGTTATAGGTGGTGGAAACATCTTTAGAGGTGTCGCTGGCGCGAGTGCTGGTATGGATCGCGTTCAAGGAGATCATATGGGTATGCTCGCTACAGTCATAAATGGTCTTGCATTACAAAGTGCACTTGAAGACGCTGGGGTGCCTACCAGACTACAATCTGCCATTAAAATAAATGAAGTAGCAGAGCCTTTCATACGTCGTAAAGCAATGAGACATCTTGAAAAAGGTCGTGTTGTAATTTTTGGCGGTGGAACAGGAAACCCATACTTTACAACTGATAGTGCCGCAGTATTAAGAGCGATAGAAATTGAAGCAGACGTGATTCTTAAAGGTACTCGTGTAGACGGTATCTATACAGCAGATCCAGAAAAAGATACAAACGCGACTAAGTTTGATTTTATAAGCTTTGATGACGTGTTGCGTAAAGGTCTAAAGGTAATGGACACTACAGCCTTTACCTTAAGCCAAGAAAACGAATTACCTATCATCGTCTTTGACATGAATAAAAAAGGTAATTTGATGAAAGTGTTGAGTGGAGAAAATATAGGAACCAGAGTACAATTATAA
- a CDS encoding thymidylate synthase, which produces MLPTDHIAHANHHFQYDFGNLYCFDHYVIGIINDQITVGTTEAKAILNDLNKYFTGKQFVYIANRAFSHNIDLSVYKLVNPKKLVGIAIVSPHENEINRAVEEQQLYSGSFGLFKNVESAIAWANTFQKVEG; this is translated from the coding sequence ATGTTACCTACTGATCATATTGCACATGCAAATCACCATTTTCAATATGATTTTGGTAATCTCTATTGTTTTGACCATTATGTTATTGGTATTATTAATGATCAAATTACTGTAGGCACCACAGAAGCAAAAGCGATACTAAACGATTTAAATAAGTACTTCACGGGTAAGCAATTTGTTTATATCGCTAATAGAGCATTCTCTCATAACATTGACTTATCAGTTTATAAATTAGTAAACCCTAAAAAACTAGTAGGGATAGCGATAGTGTCACCTCATGAAAATGAAATTAATCGCGCTGTAGAAGAACAACAACTATATTCGGGATCTTTCGGGTTATTTAAAAACGTTGAAAGCGCGATTGCATGGGCTAATACTTTTCAAAAAGTAGAAGGTTAA
- the rpsB gene encoding 30S ribosomal protein S2, with product MANNTEVKNLLDAGVHFGHLTRKWDPNMAPYIYMERNGIHIINLYKTKAKLDEANEALRKIAASGRKILFVATKKQAKDIVAQHAGDANMPYITERWPGGMLTNFVTIRKAVKKMALVDRMKKDGRYETLSKKERLQVDRMRAKLEKNLGSIVDMTRMPAALFIVDTVREHIAVKEALKLGIPIFAMADTNANPRDIDYVIPSNDDASKSIDIIVNSAAQAIKAGLEDRKNEKNNEAAKSEKEAKAEKPAKAKKEAVKAEEEE from the coding sequence ATGGCAAATAACACAGAAGTCAAGAATCTACTTGACGCAGGTGTCCACTTCGGTCACCTAACACGCAAATGGGATCCAAACATGGCACCATATATCTATATGGAGCGTAATGGGATTCACATCATCAACCTTTACAAAACTAAAGCTAAGCTAGACGAGGCTAACGAAGCTCTACGCAAGATCGCTGCATCTGGTCGTAAGATTCTTTTCGTTGCTACTAAAAAGCAAGCAAAAGACATCGTTGCACAACACGCTGGTGACGCAAACATGCCTTACATCACTGAAAGATGGCCAGGTGGAATGCTTACTAACTTTGTAACAATCCGTAAAGCTGTTAAGAAAATGGCTCTTGTAGACCGTATGAAGAAAGATGGTCGTTATGAAACTCTTTCTAAAAAAGAACGTTTACAAGTAGACCGTATGAGAGCTAAGCTAGAAAAGAACTTAGGTTCTATTGTAGATATGACTCGCATGCCTGCAGCTCTTTTCATCGTTGATACCGTACGTGAGCACATCGCAGTTAAAGAAGCATTGAAATTAGGTATTCCTATTTTTGCAATGGCAGACACTAACGCAAACCCACGTGATATTGACTATGTGATCCCATCAAATGATGATGCATCAAAATCTATCGATATTATCGTAAACTCTGCTGCTCAAGCAATCAAAGCTGGTCTTGAAGATCGTAAGAACGAAAAGAACAACGAAGCTGCAAAGTCAGAAAAAGAAGCTAAAGCTGAAAAGCCTGCAAAAGCTAAAAAAGAAGCTGTAAAAGCTGAAGAAGAAGAATAA
- a CDS encoding DUF427 domain-containing protein produces the protein MKAIWNNQIIAESDNTKVIENNHYFPADSLKTDFFKESTTQSNCPWKGIASYYTIEVDGSTNKDAAWYYPNTKHAAKEIEGYVAFWKGVTVTE, from the coding sequence ATGAAAGCGATATGGAATAATCAGATCATTGCCGAAAGCGACAACACTAAAGTTATAGAAAACAATCATTACTTTCCTGCTGATAGTTTAAAGACTGACTTCTTTAAAGAAAGCACCACACAATCTAACTGCCCATGGAAAGGAATCGCTAGTTACTATACAATTGAAGTTGACGGCTCGACAAATAAAGATGCCGCATGGTATTATCCAAATACTAAACACGCTGCAAAAGAGATAGAAGGATATGTTGCCTTTTGGAAAGGCGTAACAGTGACTGAATAG
- the rpsI gene encoding 30S ribosomal protein S9, whose amino-acid sequence METLHKIGRRKTAVARVYLSDGEGNITINNKDLKDYFTTGTLQYKVNQPFALTETTGTYDVKVNVYGGGITGQAEAIRLALSRALVEIDEENRLVLKPEGLMTRDPRMVERKKFGQKKARKKFQFSKR is encoded by the coding sequence ATGGAAACATTACACAAAATAGGTAGAAGAAAAACTGCCGTAGCTCGTGTATACCTTAGCGATGGAGAAGGTAATATCACTATAAACAATAAAGACCTTAAAGATTACTTCACAACTGGTACTCTTCAATATAAAGTAAACCAACCGTTTGCTTTAACTGAAACTACTGGAACATATGACGTTAAAGTAAACGTGTATGGTGGTGGAATTACTGGACAAGCAGAAGCTATTCGTCTTGCTCTTTCTAGAGCTCTAGTAGAGATTGATGAAGAAAATCGTCTAGTATTGAAACCAGAAGGACTTATGACACGTGACCCAAGAATGGTGGAACGTAAGAAATTCGGTCAGAAGAAAGCAAGGAAGAAATTCCAATTCTCTAAGCGTTAA